The following are encoded together in the Pieris napi chromosome 17, ilPieNapi1.2, whole genome shotgun sequence genome:
- the LOC125058049 gene encoding BPTI/Kunitz domain-containing protein-like: MLLVLITLFIQNILALKQRYHTYKEPVTRVTPYVSEVIDKTCLLNPDKGPCRGEIIMYYFDPKTKDCSKFFWGGCQGNGNRFDSRYDCIQNCLRAPDGRRQRPRWCSLTFDYGFCFGSLTRWYYDPIWKVCKERIYSGCGGNRNNFYNKEQCESICTYQTGVLKTQRKKKDRVKKILIINPIGATSKRGKSQRSTTKLLNITANKTQ; encoded by the exons atgttgCTAGTTTTAATAACGCTtttcattcaaaatattttggcGCTTAAACAAAGATATCATACGTACAAAGAACCGGTTACACGTGTGACACCTTACGTATCAGAAG tGATCGACAAAACATGTCTTTTAAACCCAGACAAAGGGCCGTGTCGCGGTGAAATCATTATGTACTACTTTGATCCAAAAACCAAAGACTGCTCAaaatttttttggggtggtTGTCAAGGCAACGGAAATAGATTCGATTCAAGATACGATTGCATTCAAAATTGTTTGAGGGCTCCCGACGGTAGAC GACAACGTCCGAGATGGTGCAGCCTCACGTTTGACTATGGATTTTGTTTCGGATCCCTCACGCGGTGGTATTATGATCCCATTTGGAAGGTTTGTAAAGAGCGAATATATTCGGGCTGTGGTGGAAATAGAAATAACTTCTATAATAAAGAACAG tGTGAATCGATATGCACTTATCAAACGGGTGTTTTGAAAACTCAGAGGAAGAAGAAAGATCGAGTTAAGAAAATCCTAATCATAAACCCTATAGGAGCTACATCAAAGCGAGGGAAGTCTCAGCGAAGTACTACTAAACTCTTGAATATAACAGCTAATAAAACTCAATAA